One part of the Myxococcales bacterium genome encodes these proteins:
- the zwf gene encoding glucose-6-phosphate dehydrogenase, with amino-acid sequence MPVKDSCAIVIFGASGDLTKRKLVPALFELHCQGLLPEGFAVLGVGRTAYSDEAFREAQREALEAFSKTVDATPEQREQFINKLFYESIDTSRREDYAAIRRRLTELDKSQGTSGNYLFYLSTPPALAAPIVSGLGAEHLQIPAHEGCWRRLIVEKPFGIDLKSATDLNHMLQAVFKEDQIFRIDHYLGKETVQNLLVFRFANGIFEPLWNRNYVDYVEITAAENIGVEDRGGYYEGSGALRDMVQNHMLQVVGMTAMEAPSSFDARAVRNETLKVFQSLRPITPENVQHHTIRGQYIASKIRGRDVSGYRQEKGVDAESRTETYAAVRFHIDNWRWGGVPFVVRTGKRLPTRVSEVVVHFKPTPHRIFGSLGTGENITNSLIIRIQPDEGVVLKFGLKRPGAGFEARSVAMDFHYSDLSDVRLPDAYERLLLDCLHGDATLFTRGDAVEACWAFVDPILEGWRSNPESKIYGYPGGTWGPPEADRLLGADGRTWRQPCKNLSENTDYCEL; translated from the coding sequence ATGCCGGTCAAAGACAGTTGTGCGATCGTGATCTTCGGAGCCTCGGGCGACCTGACGAAGCGCAAGCTCGTGCCGGCCCTGTTCGAGCTTCATTGCCAGGGGCTCCTGCCCGAGGGGTTCGCCGTGCTGGGCGTAGGCCGCACCGCCTACTCCGACGAGGCGTTTCGAGAGGCGCAGCGCGAGGCGTTGGAGGCCTTCAGCAAAACCGTGGACGCCACACCCGAGCAGCGCGAGCAGTTCATCAACAAGCTCTTCTACGAAAGCATCGACACCAGCCGCCGCGAAGATTACGCCGCCATCCGCAGGCGGCTCACGGAGCTCGACAAGAGCCAGGGCACGAGCGGCAACTATCTCTTTTACCTGTCGACCCCCCCGGCGCTGGCGGCCCCCATCGTGAGCGGCCTGGGGGCCGAGCACCTTCAGATCCCGGCGCACGAAGGCTGCTGGCGGCGTCTCATCGTGGAAAAGCCCTTCGGCATCGACCTCAAGAGCGCCACGGACCTGAACCACATGCTTCAGGCGGTGTTCAAGGAAGACCAGATCTTCCGGATCGACCACTACCTCGGCAAAGAGACCGTGCAGAACCTGCTGGTGTTCCGCTTCGCGAACGGCATCTTCGAGCCCTTGTGGAACCGCAACTACGTCGACTATGTCGAGATCACAGCGGCGGAAAACATCGGCGTGGAAGATCGCGGGGGCTACTACGAAGGCAGCGGTGCCCTGCGGGACATGGTGCAGAATCACATGTTGCAGGTGGTGGGCATGACGGCGATGGAGGCGCCGTCGTCTTTCGACGCACGCGCCGTGCGGAACGAAACGCTCAAGGTGTTTCAGTCCCTGCGCCCCATCACGCCCGAAAACGTTCAGCACCACACGATCCGCGGCCAATACATCGCCTCGAAAATTCGCGGGCGTGACGTGTCTGGTTACCGACAGGAAAAAGGCGTCGACGCCGAATCGCGCACCGAGACCTACGCGGCCGTGCGGTTTCACATCGACAACTGGCGCTGGGGTGGCGTGCCGTTCGTGGTGCGAACCGGAAAGCGCTTGCCCACGCGGGTCTCGGAGGTGGTGGTTCATTTCAAGCCCACGCCGCATCGGATCTTCGGTTCCCTCGGCACAGGGGAGAACATCACGAACTCGCTCATCATCCGCATCCAGCCGGATGAGGGCGTGGTCCTCAAATTCGGCCTGAAACGTCCCGGGGCGGGCTTCGAGGCGCGCAGCGTGGCCATGGATTTTCACTACTCGGACCTCAGTGACGTGCGGTTGCCCGATGCCTACGAGCGGCTCCTGCTCGACTGCCTGCACGGCGACGCCACCTTGTTCACGCGGGGCGACGCCGTGGAAGCCTGCTGGGCCTTCGTCGACCCGATCCTGGAGGGCTGGCGCAGCAACCCCGAATCCAAGATCTACGGCTACCCCGGCGGCACGTGGGGCCCACCCGAGGCCGACCGCCTGCTGGGCGCGGATGGCCGCACCTGGCGTCAGCCCTGCAAAAACCTTTCGGAGAACACCGACTACTGCGAACTGTAG
- a CDS encoding DUF1275 domain-containing protein: MRRYFRKNRKALESKVLAHVLPFVAGTVNASGFFIVGSYTSHVTGSVARVGDDLAQGNREGALAALVLVLSFFLGAVFAAALAERARVRDKSPYSGTLEGEVLTLLAVTGLGLAEPKGLPFLTLVTTALLCAAMGMQNAMVTNLSGAVVRTTHLTGIVTDMGIETVRALRWAWSARRAPGSRGLWHTLLQYRHVPELNMLRLHTAIFVSFLAGAVVGPIGYLRYGYASMLLPIIVLVLLVSFDRSIGFRARRQPPVPEETQGAG, encoded by the coding sequence GTGCGCCGCTATTTCCGCAAGAACCGCAAAGCGCTCGAATCGAAGGTGCTGGCACACGTCTTGCCCTTCGTGGCAGGCACGGTCAACGCCAGCGGGTTTTTCATCGTGGGCTCCTACACCTCCCACGTGACGGGCAGTGTCGCGCGCGTGGGCGACGACCTGGCCCAGGGGAACCGCGAGGGCGCCTTGGCTGCCCTCGTCCTGGTCCTCAGCTTTTTCCTGGGCGCCGTATTCGCAGCGGCCCTGGCCGAGCGCGCCCGGGTCCGCGACAAGAGCCCCTATTCCGGAACGCTCGAAGGCGAGGTGCTCACGCTTTTGGCAGTCACGGGACTGGGGCTCGCCGAGCCCAAAGGTTTGCCCTTTTTGACCCTGGTCACGACAGCCCTGCTCTGCGCCGCCATGGGCATGCAAAACGCGATGGTCACCAACCTTTCGGGCGCGGTGGTCCGCACCACGCATCTGACCGGCATCGTGACGGACATGGGCATCGAAACCGTGCGAGCCCTGCGATGGGCGTGGAGCGCACGGCGCGCACCTGGCTCCCGGGGCCTTTGGCACACCCTGCTGCAATACCGCCATGTTCCCGAGCTCAACATGTTGCGCTTGCATACAGCCATTTTCGTGTCGTTTCTCGCGGGCGCCGTGGTGGGCCCCATCGGGTACCTCCGCTACGGCTACGCGTCGATGCTCCTGCCCATCATCGTGCTGGTGCTGCTGGTCTCGTTCGACCGGTCGATTGGCTTTCGAGCCCGCCGACAGCCGCCCGTACCCGAAGAGACTCAGGGCGCCGGCTGA
- a CDS encoding DUF72 domain-containing protein: MDFGKRSDLDGVSFALPTDAPATTRCLASATPPPPEDAPWLRMGAPAWARRDWLGSLYPAGTPPARFLERYAERLPAIELNATFYREPNEATIASWVKDTPPSFRFCPKFPRPITHDLGLREEALPRAFAFHALMSGLGPRLGPYLLQLPPTFAPRHAAALARFVAGFPGPLAVEFRHPDWFVGQQLQPLALRALGKSPNAGTVITDVAGRRDVCHATLTTPTAFVRFVGNALHPSDEARTAVWLDRLMAWRSAGLHTAYWFVHQPDDRLAPELLDRAAALAQGRGLTTGVVRARQLSLL, translated from the coding sequence TTGGACTTCGGCAAACGAAGCGATCTCGACGGCGTCTCCTTCGCGTTGCCAACCGACGCGCCGGCCACCACCCGCTGCCTGGCCTCGGCCACGCCTCCTCCGCCAGAAGACGCCCCCTGGTTGCGCATGGGGGCGCCCGCGTGGGCACGTCGGGATTGGCTCGGATCGCTTTACCCTGCGGGCACGCCGCCCGCCCGCTTTTTGGAACGCTACGCCGAGCGTCTGCCCGCGATCGAGCTGAACGCGACGTTCTACCGCGAGCCCAATGAGGCCACCATCGCCTCGTGGGTGAAGGATACGCCCCCCAGCTTCCGCTTTTGCCCCAAGTTCCCACGCCCCATCACGCACGACCTCGGCCTGCGAGAGGAGGCTCTTCCACGTGCGTTTGCGTTTCACGCGCTCATGAGCGGTCTTGGCCCCAGGCTTGGGCCTTATCTCCTGCAGCTGCCCCCCACCTTTGCGCCGCGCCATGCCGCCGCCCTGGCCCGCTTCGTGGCCGGCTTCCCGGGCCCGCTGGCGGTCGAGTTTCGCCACCCCGATTGGTTCGTCGGCCAGCAGCTTCAACCGCTCGCGCTGCGCGCCTTGGGCAAAAGTCCCAACGCCGGTACCGTGATCACGGACGTGGCGGGACGCCGTGACGTCTGCCACGCCACGCTCACCACGCCTACGGCCTTCGTGCGCTTCGTGGGCAACGCGCTCCATCCCAGCGACGAAGCGCGAACGGCCGTCTGGCTCGACAGGCTCATGGCCTGGCGCAGCGCCGGCCTTCACACCGCGTACTGGTTCGTGCACCAGCCCGACGATCGTCTGGCCCCCGAACTTCTGGACCGCGCCGCCGCGCTCGCCCAGGGGCGGGGTCTCACGACCGGCGTCGTCCGCGCTCGCCAGCTCTCTTTGCTCTGA
- a CDS encoding DUF1552 domain-containing protein produces MKKDEHVKIKKPSIIRSVAPQRLDRRTFLRGSLAGVGVSLALPTLEGMLNGNGNAWAADNAALPMRFGVFHWGGGINYKSWVPAQTGPNFPLSDSLKDFADLQQYVSVVTGLSHIETSPGHIPARGIALSNSHDLTVCQGSCVGTYRGQAMPEPSLDALVAEAWKGKTKFNLIPVGICRKGPYASNSSWNRGGTAYNRHEPSPQALYDRLFAGGGLPMPGTPNAPADKLLDATLKAKKSMLDAVRSDADDLVKKLGSADKQRLEQHLAGLRAIEDALQIREQMPTSVSCAAPDAPGTRNFGDGSTKEEKAAKATLMSDLLAVAIACDLTRVFSYEWSANQSQSIYWEVDSSGQHHEDITHGKSQTEEHARIVRFIMKHLADLSRKLKAIPEGDGNVLDRTLIFGTSEHADAGDHNWEDHPLLLVGKAGGAIRSGVHVRGRGEIAPRVMFSAVKAVGVNITKLGHADRAATMGFPEIEMG; encoded by the coding sequence GTGAAGAAGGACGAGCACGTGAAGATCAAAAAGCCTTCGATCATCCGCAGTGTGGCCCCCCAGCGCCTCGACCGCCGCACGTTCCTCCGAGGCTCCCTCGCCGGGGTGGGCGTGTCTTTGGCCCTGCCTACCCTCGAGGGCATGCTCAACGGCAACGGCAACGCCTGGGCAGCCGACAACGCCGCGCTGCCCATGCGCTTCGGGGTCTTCCACTGGGGCGGTGGCATCAACTACAAGTCCTGGGTCCCCGCACAAACCGGGCCCAACTTCCCCCTGTCCGACTCCCTCAAGGACTTTGCCGACCTCCAGCAATACGTCAGCGTCGTCACGGGTCTGTCGCACATCGAGACCAGCCCGGGGCACATTCCGGCCCGCGGCATCGCGCTTTCGAACAGTCACGACCTGACGGTCTGCCAGGGCAGCTGCGTGGGGACCTACCGCGGCCAGGCGATGCCCGAGCCTTCACTCGATGCCCTCGTGGCCGAGGCGTGGAAAGGCAAAACCAAGTTCAACCTCATCCCCGTGGGGATCTGCCGCAAAGGGCCCTACGCGAGCAACAGCTCCTGGAACCGGGGCGGCACGGCCTATAACCGTCACGAGCCTTCCCCTCAGGCGCTCTACGATCGCCTCTTTGCAGGTGGGGGTCTGCCGATGCCCGGCACCCCGAACGCCCCCGCCGACAAGCTGCTCGACGCCACGCTCAAGGCCAAAAAGAGCATGCTCGACGCCGTTCGCAGCGACGCGGACGATCTCGTCAAGAAGCTCGGCAGTGCCGATAAACAAAGGCTCGAACAACACCTGGCGGGCCTGCGCGCGATCGAAGATGCACTCCAAATCAGGGAGCAAATGCCCACGTCGGTTTCGTGCGCAGCCCCCGACGCGCCTGGCACCCGTAACTTCGGCGACGGGTCCACGAAAGAGGAGAAGGCCGCGAAGGCCACCTTGATGTCGGATTTGCTCGCGGTGGCCATCGCCTGCGACCTGACACGGGTGTTCTCCTACGAATGGTCGGCCAATCAGTCGCAGTCGATTTACTGGGAGGTGGACTCGAGCGGGCAGCACCATGAGGACATCACCCACGGCAAGTCGCAGACGGAGGAGCACGCCCGCATCGTGCGCTTCATCATGAAGCACCTCGCGGATCTGAGCCGCAAGCTCAAGGCCATCCCGGAAGGGGACGGCAACGTGCTGGATCGCACGCTGATCTTCGGCACCTCCGAGCACGCGGACGCGGGTGACCACAACTGGGAAGACCATCCCTTGCTCCTGGTAGGCAAGGCCGGTGGCGCCATTCGCAGCGGCGTGCACGTGCGCGGTAGGGGCGAGATCGCGCCCCGGGTGATGTTCTCGGCGGTCAAGGCCGTGGGCGTGAACATCACGAAGCTCGGCCACGCGGATCGGGCCGCCACGATGGGCTTCCCCGAGATCGAGATGGGCTGA
- a CDS encoding DUF1592 domain-containing protein, whose amino-acid sequence MSSQDPGDEGPSGSDNGSGDDDGTGVVVMPPGAGGGGGSGGTTVVVNDKPFTPPAAHMLRLTRTQYDNTLADVFGPEVKLDKPIEADETNRPFLSLGAAAVGTSERGVEQYQEAAMDLAEQIWSRKSSIPALAACTPKAANDACVGKAVTALGRRLWRRPLTEAEVSRYTAVMAAVGTDAESLTVAFKVVLAGLLQSPHFLYVPFQGEADAQTGLRKLSSLELASRMSFFLWNTGPDEALLNAAETGKLVSNADIGAQVDRMLDDPRARAFVTKFFEENWKVSQLTAAAKDPEVFPEWTADLLAAYREEFRRVLEDLVFERDGDALDVLTGTTTIINRKVATAYGLSGGSDGFETRELGAAQTGLLTSGAVMAANAYSQRTSPTKRGVFVREQILCDEVPAPPQGLDTSFKNADPSLPLRERLAEHRDNPNCSGCHALFDPVGLTFEGLDGMGRVRSEEAGMAIDTSGEIDTVAVQNPRDLAKFLREQPRTLTCLTKQLLTFATGQEIGDKQEGAVDVASEKFKTANHSFKRLAREVVLSPAFRFMAQE is encoded by the coding sequence GTGTCCTCTCAGGACCCCGGTGATGAAGGGCCTAGCGGGAGCGACAACGGATCCGGGGACGACGACGGAACCGGCGTGGTCGTGATGCCGCCGGGCGCCGGAGGAGGCGGGGGAAGCGGCGGCACCACTGTGGTCGTCAACGACAAGCCGTTTACGCCGCCTGCGGCCCACATGCTGCGTCTCACGCGGACGCAATACGACAACACTCTGGCCGACGTGTTCGGGCCGGAGGTCAAGCTCGACAAACCCATCGAAGCCGACGAGACCAACCGCCCCTTCCTGTCTTTGGGCGCGGCGGCGGTGGGCACCTCGGAACGCGGGGTCGAGCAGTACCAAGAAGCCGCGATGGACCTCGCCGAACAGATCTGGAGCCGCAAGAGCTCCATCCCCGCACTGGCGGCCTGTACGCCCAAGGCGGCCAACGACGCCTGCGTGGGCAAAGCGGTGACGGCCCTCGGCCGCAGGCTCTGGCGGCGCCCCTTGACCGAGGCAGAGGTCAGCCGCTACACGGCCGTGATGGCGGCCGTGGGCACCGACGCCGAATCCCTGACGGTGGCATTCAAGGTGGTCCTTGCGGGCTTGCTGCAGTCACCGCACTTCCTTTACGTGCCCTTCCAGGGCGAAGCGGACGCACAAACCGGCCTTCGCAAGCTGAGCAGCCTCGAATTGGCGAGCCGTATGTCCTTCTTTCTCTGGAACACGGGCCCCGACGAAGCGCTGCTCAACGCCGCCGAGACCGGCAAGTTGGTCTCGAACGCAGACATCGGCGCCCAGGTGGATCGCATGCTCGACGATCCACGGGCGCGCGCGTTCGTCACCAAGTTCTTCGAGGAAAACTGGAAGGTGTCGCAGCTCACCGCCGCAGCCAAAGACCCCGAGGTGTTTCCGGAGTGGACGGCTGACCTCTTGGCTGCCTACCGCGAAGAGTTCCGGAGGGTCCTCGAAGATCTCGTCTTCGAGCGCGACGGCGACGCGCTCGACGTACTTACCGGCACCACGACCATCATCAACCGGAAGGTGGCGACCGCCTACGGACTCTCGGGCGGAAGCGACGGATTCGAGACGCGCGAGCTCGGTGCGGCGCAAACGGGGCTGCTCACGTCGGGCGCAGTGATGGCCGCCAACGCCTACTCACAGCGGACCTCACCCACCAAACGCGGCGTGTTCGTGCGGGAGCAAATCCTGTGCGACGAAGTCCCCGCCCCCCCTCAAGGGCTAGACACCTCGTTCAAAAATGCCGATCCCAGCTTACCCCTGCGCGAACGGCTCGCAGAGCACCGCGACAACCCGAACTGCAGCGGGTGTCACGCGCTCTTCGACCCGGTGGGCCTCACGTTCGAGGGCCTGGACGGCATGGGCCGCGTGCGCAGCGAAGAGGCCGGAATGGCGATCGACACGTCGGGGGAGATCGACACGGTAGCCGTTCAGAACCCTCGGGATCTGGCGAAGTTCTTGAGAGAGCAACCGCGCACGCTCACGTGTTTGACGAAGCAGCTCCTCACCTTCGCGACAGGCCAGGAGATCGGGGACAAGCAAGAGGGCGCCGTGGACGTCGCGAGTGAGAAGTTCAAGACCGCGAACCACAGCTTCAAGCGACTCGCGCGGGAGGTGGTTTTGTCGCCTGCGTTCCGCTTCATGGCGCAAGAGTAG
- a CDS encoding DUF2490 domain-containing protein — protein sequence MKTRALLLVCFFGSAAVRSARAETQTEHQIWVASIAQARLRPGSRVLGWFDLHDRRRDGATVLIVRPGVGYQVAERVSLHVGYAWIPTFVDEGANRHEHRSWQQLLWTLPAPAGWSFSLRPRLEQRVSLGSDDLGHRARLFVRGAWAPWAESPLLLAVWDELFFQFNDTSWGAQRGFDQNRVFVGLGAPALPGMRVEVGYLHVYLQREPDDQVNHNLAVNVFLAY from the coding sequence GTGAAGACCCGAGCCCTCCTTCTCGTTTGTTTTTTTGGCAGCGCCGCCGTGCGTTCCGCCCGCGCCGAGACCCAAACCGAACACCAGATCTGGGTGGCCAGCATCGCCCAGGCCCGGCTGCGTCCCGGAAGCCGGGTGCTGGGTTGGTTCGATCTGCACGATCGCCGACGGGACGGTGCGACCGTACTCATCGTGCGCCCGGGGGTGGGCTACCAAGTGGCCGAGCGTGTCAGCCTCCACGTGGGTTACGCGTGGATTCCCACCTTCGTCGACGAAGGGGCGAACCGCCACGAGCATCGCAGCTGGCAGCAGCTGCTTTGGACGCTTCCTGCCCCTGCAGGTTGGAGTTTTTCCCTGAGGCCGCGTCTCGAGCAGCGGGTCTCCCTTGGCAGCGACGACCTTGGCCACAGGGCACGGCTCTTTGTGAGGGGGGCATGGGCACCTTGGGCCGAAAGCCCCCTTCTGCTGGCAGTTTGGGACGAGCTGTTTTTCCAGTTCAACGACACGAGCTGGGGCGCCCAGCGAGGCTTCGACCAAAACCGCGTCTTCGTCGGTCTCGGCGCTCCGGCCCTCCCTGGGATGCGCGTGGAGGTGGGGTACCTCCACGTGTATCTGCAGCGCGAGCCCGACGATCAAGTGAACCACAACTTGGCGGTCAACGTGTTCCTTGCCTACTGA
- the xth gene encoding exodeoxyribonuclease III: MPSSRRQVAPWNICSWNVNGLRACVGKGFVPWLQGGPHHIVGLQEVRAFPHQLPEALVSLPQWHTHYTPAERPGYSGVGMLARRAPDEVGAGLAHAAFDVEGRFQWMRFGRLVVANAYFPKGSGKDRDNSRVPYKLAFYEAALAFVEQLRRAGHHVFVMGDYNTAHTELDLARPKTNHQTSGFLPEEREAFARWVRAGWVDTFRALNAEGGHYSWWSQRLGARARNVGWRIDYVLASPEAHAFVRRAFISADVMGSDHCPVGIEVDPHVVE, translated from the coding sequence ATGCCCTCCTCCCGACGCCAAGTCGCGCCCTGGAACATCTGTTCGTGGAACGTCAACGGCCTGCGCGCCTGCGTGGGCAAGGGCTTCGTGCCTTGGCTGCAAGGAGGCCCCCACCACATCGTGGGTCTTCAAGAGGTCCGCGCGTTCCCCCATCAGCTGCCCGAAGCGCTCGTTTCTCTGCCGCAATGGCACACGCACTACACGCCCGCCGAACGGCCCGGGTATAGCGGTGTGGGGATGCTGGCACGCAGGGCCCCCGACGAGGTGGGCGCGGGACTCGCGCACGCCGCCTTCGACGTGGAGGGGCGCTTTCAGTGGATGCGCTTCGGTCGGCTCGTGGTTGCCAACGCGTACTTTCCGAAGGGCAGCGGCAAGGACCGCGACAACAGCCGCGTCCCCTACAAGCTGGCGTTCTACGAGGCCGCCCTGGCTTTCGTGGAGCAGCTTCGCCGCGCGGGGCACCACGTGTTCGTCATGGGCGACTACAACACTGCCCACACCGAACTCGATCTGGCGCGCCCCAAGACCAACCACCAGACCAGCGGCTTTTTGCCCGAAGAGCGCGAGGCGTTCGCGCGCTGGGTGCGGGCGGGATGGGTCGACACGTTCCGCGCCCTCAACGCCGAAGGAGGGCATTACTCCTGGTGGAGCCAGCGGCTGGGTGCCCGCGCACGCAACGTGGGCTGGCGCATCGACTACGTGCTGGCCTCACCCGAGGCGCACGCGTTCGTGCGACGGGCGTTCATCAGCGCGGACGTGATGGGCTCGGACCATTGCCCCGTGGGCATCGAGGTGGATCCCCACGTCGTGGAGTGA
- a CDS encoding LamG domain-containing protein produces the protein MNPRRPSSKGRALRLDPNHDPDRHFSGGPYWFVGCLLLWTLTPSCGPDTRVTGFGGELPRGPSGNAVDAAPDAGPPRASSDAAPINEPIPTNATAVPPDASATDLTPTVPAPNPMPDMPMPDMPMPDMPMPMPDAAPPPADPGSGPDSPGDGPSEEPDAPNPPLPVGLLGHWAMDEQDGPRLDDAGPLACHALVQGDSLPTRAPGRIRKAFVCGGAAAPAGGLTSVQSALTVSAWVMPQRTRSGGRSTVIARRGQSSEREAFWLGLAAGRPGFISDVGRFFVGAPLPDDRWAHLAVTFEGNTLRLYVNGAEAAVKSDAGPGFTPQVGPLTFCGTPPLAGEGLSNRFEGLIDEVRLYARALSAKEVADLSAPGP, from the coding sequence ATGAACCCACGACGCCCCTCCTCGAAGGGCCGAGCGCTTCGTCTCGACCCTAACCACGACCCCGACCGACACTTCAGCGGAGGGCCTTATTGGTTCGTGGGCTGCCTGCTCCTGTGGACCCTCACCCCCTCCTGCGGCCCGGACACCCGGGTGACCGGGTTTGGGGGGGAACTTCCCCGCGGCCCCTCCGGCAACGCCGTGGACGCGGCACCCGACGCCGGTCCCCCCAGGGCATCCTCCGACGCCGCCCCTATCAACGAGCCCATCCCTACGAATGCGACCGCCGTGCCTCCCGATGCCAGCGCCACTGACCTGACCCCTACCGTACCGGCGCCCAACCCCATGCCCGACATGCCCATGCCCGACATGCCCATGCCCGACATGCCCATGCCCATGCCCGACGCGGCCCCTCCCCCCGCCGACCCAGGGAGCGGCCCGGATTCGCCTGGTGACGGCCCGTCCGAAGAGCCCGACGCCCCCAATCCCCCCCTCCCCGTCGGACTGCTCGGCCATTGGGCCATGGACGAACAAGACGGCCCGCGCCTCGACGACGCCGGTCCGCTCGCCTGCCATGCCTTGGTGCAAGGCGATTCGCTTCCCACGCGAGCCCCGGGACGCATCCGGAAAGCCTTCGTGTGCGGGGGCGCCGCCGCGCCAGCCGGGGGCCTGACAAGCGTGCAAAGCGCCCTCACCGTGAGCGCCTGGGTCATGCCCCAGCGTACGAGAAGCGGAGGACGCTCCACCGTCATTGCCCGGCGCGGGCAGTCCTCCGAGCGCGAGGCGTTTTGGCTGGGTCTGGCCGCGGGCCGGCCCGGGTTCATCAGCGACGTGGGCCGGTTCTTCGTGGGAGCCCCTCTACCTGACGATAGGTGGGCACACCTGGCCGTCACGTTCGAGGGCAACACGCTCAGGCTCTACGTCAACGGTGCCGAGGCGGCAGTGAAGAGCGACGCGGGCCCCGGGTTTACGCCTCAGGTGGGGCCCCTTACCTTCTGTGGCACACCGCCGCTCGCGGGCGAAGGCCTCTCGAACCGCTTCGAGGGCCTCATCGACGAGGTGCGGCTTTACGCACGTGCGCTTTCGGCGAAAGAAGTCGCCGACCTCTCCGCGCCCGGACCCTGA